Genomic segment of Bartonella bacilliformis KC583:
GCTATCAAATATTAGAAAAGATAAGGATTTAAAGATTTAAACTTTCCTTTCTTATAATAAAAATGACTGATATATAAATAAAAATATATTTTATAGTGTGATGTAATTATCAAGAAATTTTGAGCTGAATAATATGAAAATTAGAAAAATCTAAAATGAAGAATCACACTTGCTAAGAGGTTTCACTATAAGGAACCGTTTATTTTTAAATGTTAGCGTTATTTTGCCAAACACGATGGAGAAAATTATGGCCAATGTAGTAGTTGTCGGTACACAGTGGGGCGATGAGGGCAAAGGTAAAATCGTCGATTGGTTATCAGAGCAGGCAGACGTTGTAGTCAGATATCAAGGGGGGCACAATGCAGGTCACACATTGGTTATTAACGGAATTAGTTATAAATTGTCACTTTTGCCATCTGGTGTAGTTCGTGGAAAGTTATCAGTTATTGGTAATGGTGTTGTGGTTGATCCTCATCATTTTGTTTCAGAGTTAAAAAAACTACGTGATCAAGGTGTAGAGATTACACCCAAAGTTTTGCGTGTTGCTGAAAATGCTTCTTTAATTCTTTCTGTGCATCGTGATCTTGATGCTGCTCGGGAAAATGGTATTTCGGGTCTGACAATTGGAACGACAAAGCGTGGTATTGGTCCTGCTTATGAAGATAAGGTCGGTCGTCGCTCTATTCGTATGATAGATTTAGCAGAAACTAATACGCTTATGGCTAAGATTGAACGTCTTTTGAGACATCATAATGCTTTGCGTCGCGGTATGGGCATTGCAGAAATTGATCCAAAAACGCTCTATGATGAATTGATGCAAGTCGCAGATGAAATTTTGCCTTTTATGGATTGTACATGGCGCCTTTTGGATGAAAGACATCGAATGGGACAGCGTATTCTTTTTGAAGGAGCGCAAGGCGCATCTTTGGATAATGATTTTGGGACTTATCCTTATGTAACATCATCTAACACAGTTTCTGGGCAAGCTTTTATTGGTTCAGGTATGGGGCCTGGTTCGGTTCATTATGTTTTGGGTATTGCAAAGGCTTATACAACACGTGTAGGAGAAGGGCCGTTTCCAACAGAACAGGTGAATGATGTTGGCGAATTTTTGGGGATGCGTGGGAATGAATTTGGCGTTGTGACAGGGCGAAAACGTCGATGTGGTTGGTTTGATGCTGTTTTAGTTCGTCAGATGGTAAAAATTTGTAGTGTTCGTGGTATTGCACTGACAAAACTTGATGTTTTAGATGGTTTAGATGAAATTAAGATTTGTATTGGCTATGAAATAGATGGTAGAAAGATTGACTATCTGCCGTCTTGTATAGAGGAACAAGCTCGTGTAAAGCCAATCTACGAAACATTAGAGGGCTGGAAAGAAGCAACAGCATGCACGTTGAATTGGGAAGAATTACCGGTGCAGGCTATCAAATATGTGCGCCGTATTGAAGAGTTGATCGGTGTACCAATTGCTTTATTGTCAACCAGTCCTGAGCGTGAAGATACAATCTTTATCATTGATCCCTTTGCAGATTAATTTTTGTTTTTACACTTCGATGTTGGGTTGAATTTTTTCTGTTTTTTAGTGAGCGTATTATTATAGCTTGAGGAATAGGAAACAGAGAGGCAATAAGTACATATTCACTTCAACGACTAACAGAGTTAGTATTCATTATTGAATGGTAGAAACTGGAAAATTATGAGAAGAGTGAAATAAGACACTGAGAGTGTTTTAATCTTTGTAAATTGAAAATTTCCCCCTTAAGTTTGAGAAAGACTATATAAAATATGGTGGATTTCGTTGGAATTTTAAAAAAGACGATTGATGCGCAAAATAATGTTACGCCCCAAGTGCGTAAACAAGTTTATGAACGGGCGATTGAAACATTAGAACATAAACTTGTAGAAGCAAACATGCCAGAAACAGTGATAGATGCGCAAAGGCAGGCTTTGCAAAGTGCTATTTCTGTTGTTGAAGAAGAATATTTGGCGGTTGAAAAGGAGTTACTTTCTTCAGTTATTGGGTGGAAATTTACAAATGAATTTGATGATCATAAACGAACACCAAGCACCGCATTCTTAAAATCTAAGGTGATGTCGGTTTTTGTTACAAAACAACAACACTCATTTGTTACTGAATCGATAAAAAATGAAATATTGAACAAATCTTCAAAAATATTGAGTATACCAGATGCTGAGCTTGTCAATATGGATAGTTTTTTTGCTTCTGAGCATAAGATAAATCAGAATATTGAGAAAAAGAAGTCCAAAAACGATGCAATTTCTTCTGCGCAGGTAGATAATTTTCATATTATTTCGCATATTTTTGCTCAGGCTTTGCAGCGTGCTAATCGGGCATCTGTACGAAAGCGTATTGTGATAGGTGTTTGTGTCTTTGTTAGTTTTTGTTTTGTATTCATAAGTGCTTTTTTTGTTGGTAAACGCGTGTTTGTATCAAGTGATCATCAATTACAAGAGGATGATACTTACGTTCCTAATCTATCATCGACAGTAGTCCAGGCTAACCCAAAATTAACGCAACGTTTATTGGAGGATGGGAGTGAAATTAATGTTGGTCCAGTTGAGGAAGAGGAAGCTCAAGGTGAAAAAGGAACCTCAACAGTTGTTGCTAACGATATAAACTCGATGAAACATGCAGGTGAAGTTGTATTTTATCAATCCCGTACAGATTATGATGCAGAAAAGGTGGCAACAGGAAGTGCGTTGTGGTCACTTGTAAAGGAAACTTCTGTTAATGGTCAGTCAGAAGAATTAGCTATACGAGGTGATATAAAGATTCCAGATGAGGGATTGTCATTACGGTTAACCCTACGTCGTAATACCGATCTGTCTTTACCTGCAGCCTATATTATGGATCTTATTTTTATCACTTCTGATAAATTTTCAGGTCAAGCAATCAGTGATATTAAAACTTTAACTTTTAAGGCAAGTGAACAATCTGTCGGTCAGGCTTTAACAAGGACTGTTGTTGCTAAGATTGATGATGATTTTTTTCTTGTTGCATTAAGTGGTCATTATCCGTTTCTTAACCGAAATCTACAACTAATACGTGAATTAGATTGGATACGTTTGGTGATGAATGATAAAAACGGTCGTGTGAACGAATTAACCTTTGCAAAAGGGGAGACAGGAGAAGCTATCTTTAATCAGGTTATTGGACAATGGCTTGCGCAAACAAATAAATCAACAGCTTCTGAATCAACAAAGAAAAATGCTGATATAGATGGGATGAAAAGCAGTAAATTTACAGATACAGACCCTCTATAAACTAAATTTAAGGCTTAAGTTTATAGAGGA
This window contains:
- a CDS encoding adenylosuccinate synthase, whose protein sequence is MANVVVVGTQWGDEGKGKIVDWLSEQADVVVRYQGGHNAGHTLVINGISYKLSLLPSGVVRGKLSVIGNGVVVDPHHFVSELKKLRDQGVEITPKVLRVAENASLILSVHRDLDAARENGISGLTIGTTKRGIGPAYEDKVGRRSIRMIDLAETNTLMAKIERLLRHHNALRRGMGIAEIDPKTLYDELMQVADEILPFMDCTWRLLDERHRMGQRILFEGAQGASLDNDFGTYPYVTSSNTVSGQAFIGSGMGPGSVHYVLGIAKAYTTRVGEGPFPTEQVNDVGEFLGMRGNEFGVVTGRKRRCGWFDAVLVRQMVKICSVRGIALTKLDVLDGLDEIKICIGYEIDGRKIDYLPSCIEEQARVKPIYETLEGWKEATACTLNWEELPVQAIKYVRRIEELIGVPIALLSTSPEREDTIFIIDPFAD